The following are encoded together in the Pithys albifrons albifrons isolate INPA30051 chromosome 5, PitAlb_v1, whole genome shotgun sequence genome:
- the HNRNPDL gene encoding heterogeneous nuclear ribonucleoprotein D-like — translation MEDATEMTGGQEEFAEGSKINASKNQQDDGKMFIGGLSWDTSKKDLTEYLSRFGEVVDCTIKTDPVTGRSRGFGFVLFKDAASVEKVLELKEHKLDGKLIDPKRAKALKGKEPPKKVFVGGLSPDTSEEQIKEYFGAFGEIENIELPMDTKTNERRGFCFITYTDEEPVKKLLESRYHQIGSGKCEIKVAQPKEVYRQQQQQQKGGKSNTSGGRGGGRGRGRGQGQNWNQGYNNYYDQGYGNYNSAYSDQSYSGYGGYDYSGYNYPNYGYGPGYTDYSGQQSTYGKASRGGGNHQNNYQPY, via the exons ATGGAGGACGCGACCGAGATGACCGGCGGCCAGGAGGAGTTCGCTGAGGGCTCCAAGATCAACGCTAGCAAGAACCAGCAGGACGACGG gaaaATGTTCATCGGAGGCCTCAGCTGGGACACCAGCAAGAAGGACCTGACGGAGTATCTTTCTCGGTTTGGCGAGGTTGTGGATTGCACGATCAAAACAGACCCGGTCACTGGAAGGTCGAGAGGGTTTGGATTCGTGCTCTTCAAGGATGCTGCCAGCGTGGAGAAG GTGTTGGAACTAAAGGAGCACAAACTGGATGGCAAGTTAATAGATCCTAAAAGGGCAAAAGCCCTAAAGGGGAAGGAGCCACCAAAGAAAGTGTTTGTTGGTGGGCTGAGTCCAGATACATCTGAAGAACAGATCAAGGAGTACTTCGGTGCTTTTGGAGAG ATTGAAAACATTGAACTTCCCATGGACACAAAGACGAACGAAAGGAGAGGGTTCTGCTTTATCACATACACAGATGAAGAGCCAGTAAAGAAGTTGCTAGAAAGCAGATACCATCAGATTGGTTCAGGCAAG TGTGAAATCAAAGTAGCGCAGCCCAAAGAAGTGTAcaggcaacagcagcagcagcagaaaggaggaaaaagcaataCATCTGGTGGGCGTGGAGGCGGAAGGGGGCGTGGACGGG GTCAGGGACAAAACTGGAATCAAGGATACAATAACTATTACGATCAAGGATATGGAAATTACAATAGCGCTTACAGTGATCAAAGCTACAGTGGCTATGGAGGATATGATTACTCTGGGTACAACTATCCCAACTACGGATATGGGCCGGGATACACGGATTACAGTG GCCAACAGAGCACATATGGAAAGGCGTCCCGTGGCGGCGGCAACCACCAAAACAACTACCAGCCGTACTAA
- the TMEM150C gene encoding transmembrane protein 150C isoform X3 — MDGKKCSVWMFLPLVFTLFTSAGLWIVYFIAVEDNKILPLNVPDRKPGPKRPPYISIAGDAPPASCVFSQVMNMAAFLALVVAVLRFIQLKPKVLNPWLNVSGLVALCLASFGMTLLGNFQLSNDEEIHNVGTSLTFGFGTLACWIQSALTLKINLKNEGRKAGIPRVALSASITLCVVLYFILMAQGIHMHASRIQWGLVMCFLCYFGTFAVEFRHYRFEIICSEYQENFLSFSESLSEASEYQTDQV, encoded by the exons ATGGATGGGAAGAAATGCAGCGTCTGGATGTTTTTACCTCTTGTCTTTACTCTGTTTACATCAGCTGGATTATGGATAGT gTACTTTATAGCAGTGGAAGATAACAAAATTCTCCCACTAAATGTACCAGATAG GAAACCTGGTCCCAAAAGACCACCTTATATAAG TATTGCAGGTGATGCCCCTCCTGCCAGCTGTGTGTTTAGTCAAGTCATGAACATGGCAGCATTTCTAG CGCTTGTTGTGGCTGTCCTGCGCTTCATTCAGCTGAAGCCAAAGGTGCTAAACCCTTGGCTGAACGTCAGCGGCTTGGTGGCATTGTGCTTGGCCTCTTTTGGGATGACCCTACTCGGCAACTTTCAG ctttcCAATGATGAGGAGATCCATAATGTGGGCACATCGCTGACCTTTGGCTTTGGAACCTTGGCATGCTGGATCCAGTCTGCCCTTACCCTCAAGATCAACCTGAAGAACGAGGGGCGGAAAGCTGGGATTCCACGAGTTGCTCTGTCAGCCAGCATCACCCTCTGTGTGGTGCTCT ATTTCATCCTCATGGCACAGGGCATTCACATGCATGCTTCCAGGATCCAGTGGGGCCTGGTGATGTGTTTCCTGTGCTACTTTGGCACCTTTGCAGTGGAGTTCAGGCATTACAGATTTGAGATCATTTGCTCTGAATACCAGGAAAACTTTCTGAGCTTTTCTGAAAGCTTATCAGAAGCCTCTGAGTACCAGACAGATCAGGTGTAG
- the ENOPH1 gene encoding enolase-phosphatase E1 isoform X2 encodes MFRIMLARKYALSCRSSPFRWAGEQGSSARNGAGQGFFCMDFGQLERSQPHPGAALGRCCCFAGWSCSTAPGNAESLETSLFPCQETLFPYIKDNVKEYLRAHWEEEECQRDVGLLRKQAQEDSYLDGAVPIPLESGSGEEELERVIQAVVDNVHWQMSLDRKTTALKQLQGHMWRAAYATGLVKGEVFEDVVPAIRKWREAGMKVYIYSSGSIEAQKLLFGYSTEGDILELFDGHFDTKIGPKVESESYRRIAASIGCATNNILFLTDVPREANAAEEADTHVAVVIRPGNAGLTDDEKSYYSLISSFTELFLPSST; translated from the exons ATGTTCCGAATAATGCTCGCAAGAAAATACGCGTTGTCTTGCCGGTCGTCGCCTTTTCGGtgggcaggggagcagggcagtAGTGCTCGGAACGGGGCAGGACAGGGATTTTTTTGCATGGATTTCGGGCAGTTGGAGCGCTCGCAGCCCCATCCGGGAGCAGCCCTTGGGCGCTGCTGTTGCTTtgctggctggagctgcagcaccgCACCCGGGAATGCGGAGAGCCTGGA GACCAGCCTGTTTCCCTGCCAGGAGACGTTGTTCCCGTACATCAAAGACAATGTGAAGGAGTATCTGCGTGCTcactgggaggaggaggaatgcCAGCGGGATGTCGGACTGCTGAGGAAACAG GCTCAGGAGGACTCCTACTTGGATGGGGCTGTGCCGATCCCTTTGGAGAGCGGAAGTGGGgaagaggagctggagagggtcATCCAAGCAGTTGTGGACAATGTGCACTGGCAGATGTCCCTGGACAGGAAGACCACAGCACTGAAACAGCTGCAGGGTCACATGTGGAGGGCAGCCTACGCGACTGGGCTCGTCAAAGGAGA AGTCTTCGAGGATGTGGTTCCAGCCATCCGGAAGTGGCGGGAAGCAGGGATGAAGGTCTACATCTACTCTTCAGGCAGCATTGAAGCCCAGAAGCTTCTGTTTGGATACTCTACAGAAGGTGATATCCTAGAG ctCTTTGATGGCCACTTTGATACCAAAATAGGCCCCAAGGTAGAAAGTGAAAGCTACAGAAGGATTGCTGCCAGTATTGGGTGCGCCACCAACAACATCCTCTTCCTGACAGATGTCCCTCGAG AAGCCAATGCGGCCGAGGAAGCAGATACTCACGTGGCTGTGGTGATCAGACCGGGCAACGCAGGACTGACAGATGATGAGAAATCGTATTACAGCCTCATCTCATCTTTCACCGAACTTTTCCTGCCTTCCTCAACTTAG
- the ENOPH1 gene encoding enolase-phosphatase E1 isoform X1 yields the protein MGVLPVPAEVRAILLDIEGTTTPIAFVQETLFPYIKDNVKEYLRAHWEEEECQRDVGLLRKQAQEDSYLDGAVPIPLESGSGEEELERVIQAVVDNVHWQMSLDRKTTALKQLQGHMWRAAYATGLVKGEVFEDVVPAIRKWREAGMKVYIYSSGSIEAQKLLFGYSTEGDILELFDGHFDTKIGPKVESESYRRIAASIGCATNNILFLTDVPREANAAEEADTHVAVVIRPGNAGLTDDEKSYYSLISSFTELFLPSST from the exons atGGGCGTGCTGCCGGTGCCGGCGGAGGTGCGCGCCATCCTCCTGGACATCGAGGGCACCACCACGCCCATCGCCTTTGTCCAG GAGACGTTGTTCCCGTACATCAAAGACAATGTGAAGGAGTATCTGCGTGCTcactgggaggaggaggaatgcCAGCGGGATGTCGGACTGCTGAGGAAACAG GCTCAGGAGGACTCCTACTTGGATGGGGCTGTGCCGATCCCTTTGGAGAGCGGAAGTGGGgaagaggagctggagagggtcATCCAAGCAGTTGTGGACAATGTGCACTGGCAGATGTCCCTGGACAGGAAGACCACAGCACTGAAACAGCTGCAGGGTCACATGTGGAGGGCAGCCTACGCGACTGGGCTCGTCAAAGGAGA AGTCTTCGAGGATGTGGTTCCAGCCATCCGGAAGTGGCGGGAAGCAGGGATGAAGGTCTACATCTACTCTTCAGGCAGCATTGAAGCCCAGAAGCTTCTGTTTGGATACTCTACAGAAGGTGATATCCTAGAG ctCTTTGATGGCCACTTTGATACCAAAATAGGCCCCAAGGTAGAAAGTGAAAGCTACAGAAGGATTGCTGCCAGTATTGGGTGCGCCACCAACAACATCCTCTTCCTGACAGATGTCCCTCGAG AAGCCAATGCGGCCGAGGAAGCAGATACTCACGTGGCTGTGGTGATCAGACCGGGCAACGCAGGACTGACAGATGATGAGAAATCGTATTACAGCCTCATCTCATCTTTCACCGAACTTTTCCTGCCTTCCTCAACTTAG
- the HNRNPD gene encoding heterogeneous nuclear ribonucleoprotein D0, whose protein sequence is MSDQQFALDSAAVAAAGAGGSAAEPAEQPEGQAGAAGADGGGGGGGGGGGGIESEGAKIDASKNEEDEGKMFIGGLSWDTTKKDLKDYFSKFGEVVDCTLKLDPITGRSRGFGFVLFKESESVDKVMDQKEHKLNGKVIDPKRAKAMKTKEPVKKIFVGGLSPDTPEEKIREYFGGFGEVESIELPMDNKTNKRRGFCFITFKEEEPVKKIMEKKYHNVGLSKCEIKVAMSKEQYQQQQQWGSRGGFAGRTRGRGGGPSQNWNQGYSNYWNQGYGNYGYNSQGYGGYGGYDYTGYNNYYGYSDYSNQQSGYGKVSRRGGHQNSYKPY, encoded by the exons ATGTCGGATCAGCAGTTCGCTCTGGACtcggcggcggtggcggcggcgggcgcCGGGGGCAGCGCGGCCGAGCCGGCGGAGCAGCCTGAGGGGCaggcgggggcggcgggcgcCGAtggcggaggcggcggcggaggcggcggcggcggcggaatCGAGTCGGAGGGAGCCAAGATTGACGCCAGCAAGAACGAGGAGGATGAGGG GAAAATGTTTATTGGTGGCCTAAGCTGGGACACTACAAAGAAAGACCTGAAGGACTACTTCTCCAAATTTGgggaagttgtagactgcacTCTGAAGTTGGATCCCATCACTGGGAGGTCAAGAGGCTTTGGCTTTGTGCTCTTCAAAGAATCAGAGAGCGTAGATAAG GTCATGGACCAGAAAGAACACAAGCTGAATGGAAAGGTCATTGATCCAAAAAGAGCTAAAgccatgaaaacaaaagaaccTGTTAAAAAGATTTTTGTTGGGGGCTTATCTCCAGACACACCTGAGGAGAAAATCCGGGAATATTTTGGAGGTTTTGGTGAG GTTGAATCGATAGAGCTCCCCATGGACAACAAAACTAACAAGAGGCGTGGATTTTGCTTCATTACTTTCAAGGAGGAGGAACCAGtgaagaaaataatggaaaagaaataccaCAATGTTGGGCTTAGTAAA TGTGAAATAAAAGTAGCCATGTCAAAGGAGCAgtaccagcagcagcagcagtggggcagccgGGGAGGATTTGCTGGAAGAACCCGAGGAAGAGGTGGAG GCCCCAGTCAAAACTGGAACCAGGGATACAGCAACTACTGGAATCAGGGGTATGGGAACTATGGCTACAACAGCCAAGGGTATGGAGGTTATGGAGGATATGACTACACTGGTTACAACAACTACTATGGATATAGTGACTATAGCA ATCAGCAGAGTGGTTATGGGAAAGTATCCCGGCGAGGTGGTCATCAAAATAGCTACAAACCATACTAA
- the TMEM150C gene encoding transmembrane protein 150C isoform X1 encodes MASGMDGKKCSVWMFLPLVFTLFTSAGLWIVYFIAVEDNKILPLNVPDRKPGPKRPPYISIAGDAPPASCVFSQVMNMAAFLALVVAVLRFIQLKPKVLNPWLNVSGLVALCLASFGMTLLGNFQLSNDEEIHNVGTSLTFGFGTLACWIQSALTLKINLKNEGRKAGIPRVALSASITLCVVLYFILMAQGIHMHASRIQWGLVMCFLCYFGTFAVEFRHYRFEIICSEYQENFLSFSESLSEASEYQTDQV; translated from the exons CAGGTATGGATGGGAAGAAATGCAGCGTCTGGATGTTTTTACCTCTTGTCTTTACTCTGTTTACATCAGCTGGATTATGGATAGT gTACTTTATAGCAGTGGAAGATAACAAAATTCTCCCACTAAATGTACCAGATAG GAAACCTGGTCCCAAAAGACCACCTTATATAAG TATTGCAGGTGATGCCCCTCCTGCCAGCTGTGTGTTTAGTCAAGTCATGAACATGGCAGCATTTCTAG CGCTTGTTGTGGCTGTCCTGCGCTTCATTCAGCTGAAGCCAAAGGTGCTAAACCCTTGGCTGAACGTCAGCGGCTTGGTGGCATTGTGCTTGGCCTCTTTTGGGATGACCCTACTCGGCAACTTTCAG ctttcCAATGATGAGGAGATCCATAATGTGGGCACATCGCTGACCTTTGGCTTTGGAACCTTGGCATGCTGGATCCAGTCTGCCCTTACCCTCAAGATCAACCTGAAGAACGAGGGGCGGAAAGCTGGGATTCCACGAGTTGCTCTGTCAGCCAGCATCACCCTCTGTGTGGTGCTCT ATTTCATCCTCATGGCACAGGGCATTCACATGCATGCTTCCAGGATCCAGTGGGGCCTGGTGATGTGTTTCCTGTGCTACTTTGGCACCTTTGCAGTGGAGTTCAGGCATTACAGATTTGAGATCATTTGCTCTGAATACCAGGAAAACTTTCTGAGCTTTTCTGAAAGCTTATCAGAAGCCTCTGAGTACCAGACAGATCAGGTGTAG
- the TMEM150C gene encoding transmembrane protein 150C isoform X2, whose protein sequence is MACMDGKKCSVWMFLPLVFTLFTSAGLWIVYFIAVEDNKILPLNVPDRKPGPKRPPYISIAGDAPPASCVFSQVMNMAAFLALVVAVLRFIQLKPKVLNPWLNVSGLVALCLASFGMTLLGNFQLSNDEEIHNVGTSLTFGFGTLACWIQSALTLKINLKNEGRKAGIPRVALSASITLCVVLYFILMAQGIHMHASRIQWGLVMCFLCYFGTFAVEFRHYRFEIICSEYQENFLSFSESLSEASEYQTDQV, encoded by the exons GTATGGATGGGAAGAAATGCAGCGTCTGGATGTTTTTACCTCTTGTCTTTACTCTGTTTACATCAGCTGGATTATGGATAGT gTACTTTATAGCAGTGGAAGATAACAAAATTCTCCCACTAAATGTACCAGATAG GAAACCTGGTCCCAAAAGACCACCTTATATAAG TATTGCAGGTGATGCCCCTCCTGCCAGCTGTGTGTTTAGTCAAGTCATGAACATGGCAGCATTTCTAG CGCTTGTTGTGGCTGTCCTGCGCTTCATTCAGCTGAAGCCAAAGGTGCTAAACCCTTGGCTGAACGTCAGCGGCTTGGTGGCATTGTGCTTGGCCTCTTTTGGGATGACCCTACTCGGCAACTTTCAG ctttcCAATGATGAGGAGATCCATAATGTGGGCACATCGCTGACCTTTGGCTTTGGAACCTTGGCATGCTGGATCCAGTCTGCCCTTACCCTCAAGATCAACCTGAAGAACGAGGGGCGGAAAGCTGGGATTCCACGAGTTGCTCTGTCAGCCAGCATCACCCTCTGTGTGGTGCTCT ATTTCATCCTCATGGCACAGGGCATTCACATGCATGCTTCCAGGATCCAGTGGGGCCTGGTGATGTGTTTCCTGTGCTACTTTGGCACCTTTGCAGTGGAGTTCAGGCATTACAGATTTGAGATCATTTGCTCTGAATACCAGGAAAACTTTCTGAGCTTTTCTGAAAGCTTATCAGAAGCCTCTGAGTACCAGACAGATCAGGTGTAG